Proteins encoded within one genomic window of Elusimicrobiota bacterium:
- a CDS encoding response regulator: protein MTDKKDPKTCLILIVDDDSTVVDFFSTTMEIEGFTTEIAFDGGEALASMRKSKPSLILLDLMLPTKGGYEVLREMQSDKELKDIPVIVITAKSLEAESKKFLAEGVNILEIIEKPINPTILAHKVHKALNTLTMEDKIIERGKKQLEQLNIKPEQLKKKLWDY, encoded by the coding sequence ATGACGGATAAAAAAGATCCCAAAACGTGTTTAATACTCATAGTCGATGACGACTCCACAGTTGTAGATTTCTTCAGTACTACAATGGAGATTGAAGGGTTTACTACAGAAATTGCGTTCGACGGCGGTGAAGCTTTGGCAAGTATGCGTAAGTCCAAACCTTCACTCATCCTGCTTGACCTCATGCTCCCAACCAAAGGCGGGTACGAAGTATTACGGGAAATGCAGTCGGATAAAGAACTTAAGGATATCCCGGTAATCGTTATTACCGCTAAGAGTTTGGAAGCTGAATCAAAAAAGTTTTTGGCGGAAGGCGTTAATATCCTTGAAATTATTGAGAAACCGATTAATCCTACCATCCTCGCGCATAAGGTTCATAAAGCTCTTAATACACTGACAATGGAAGATAAAATTATTGAACGCGGGAAAAAACAGCTTGAACAGCTTAACATTAAACCTGAACAGTTAAAGAAAAAGTTATGGGATTACTGA
- a CDS encoding FAD-dependent oxidoreductase produces MPKTIEYKTSVEVTQSPEVLVTGGGIAGVCAAVAAARTGAKTLLVERLGMLGGDGTAGGVSIFMNWKSGEKSLCGGLFQEILDRLAKKNAIIQNAFHPEGMKQVLLEMLVDSKVQLVFHSQVVDAVVENNRVDALIFSGKSKLFAITPKIVVDATGDGDVAYYSGVPYEKGKHPTGELQAMTLMFRIGGVEIDKTIDDVAAAPEQFFKWSTKTKGASRASIAGYFDLTKKGQEEGTYPKPIHQHIFFYSTLIPGEVELNTTHVPGLDGSTGEGLTTAEVDARYQAWMVWNFLRDNVAGFKNSFITTTAPQIGVRETRRITGEYVFSGQDVINAKKFDDGIACGNYPIDLHDEESQTFMSGGPKPGDYYHIPYRCLVPLKIDNMLIAGRCISSTREGQGAMRIMPIVAVVGHAAGAAAALCIKNKITPRGLITRVEELRQVLKQQHAVL; encoded by the coding sequence ATGCCAAAAACTATTGAGTACAAAACAAGTGTGGAAGTAACCCAGTCGCCTGAGGTACTGGTAACCGGGGGCGGGATTGCCGGAGTTTGCGCAGCAGTAGCTGCAGCGCGTACCGGCGCGAAGACTTTACTCGTAGAACGCCTGGGTATGCTTGGCGGTGACGGTACAGCCGGCGGGGTAAGTATATTTATGAACTGGAAATCCGGCGAGAAATCTTTATGCGGCGGATTGTTTCAGGAAATCCTTGACCGGCTGGCAAAAAAGAATGCGATTATACAAAACGCATTCCATCCGGAAGGAATGAAACAGGTGCTGCTTGAGATGCTGGTTGACTCAAAAGTACAACTTGTCTTTCATTCACAGGTAGTGGATGCTGTAGTAGAAAATAACAGGGTGGACGCACTCATATTTTCAGGGAAATCAAAATTGTTTGCTATAACCCCAAAAATTGTGGTGGACGCCACGGGTGACGGTGATGTTGCATACTATTCCGGAGTACCTTATGAAAAAGGTAAGCACCCAACCGGTGAACTTCAGGCAATGACGCTGATGTTCCGTATCGGCGGGGTGGAGATTGACAAAACTATTGATGACGTAGCTGCAGCACCGGAACAGTTTTTTAAGTGGTCAACCAAAACAAAAGGTGCATCCCGTGCATCAATTGCCGGATATTTTGACCTAACAAAAAAAGGCCAGGAGGAAGGCACCTACCCAAAACCTATCCACCAGCACATATTTTTTTATTCCACGCTTATCCCGGGTGAGGTTGAACTCAATACCACGCATGTACCCGGGCTGGATGGTTCCACCGGTGAAGGATTAACCACCGCGGAGGTAGACGCGCGGTACCAGGCATGGATGGTATGGAATTTTTTGAGGGATAACGTTGCGGGGTTCAAAAACTCATTTATCACGACTACCGCTCCGCAGATTGGCGTACGTGAAACACGGAGGATAACCGGTGAGTACGTATTCTCCGGGCAGGATGTTATAAACGCAAAAAAGTTTGATGACGGTATTGCCTGCGGGAATTACCCGATTGACCTCCATGATGAAGAATCACAAACGTTTATGTCCGGCGGGCCAAAACCCGGGGATTATTACCATATACCCTACCGTTGCCTTGTCCCATTGAAAATTGATAATATGCTAATTGCCGGGCGGTGTATATCCTCTACCCGGGAGGGACAGGGTGCAATGCGGATAATGCCGATCGTTGCGGTGGTAGGACACGCAGCAGGCGCAGCTGCAGCGTTATGCATAAAAAACAAAATTACCCCCCGCGGGTTGATTACACGGGTGGAAGAGTTAAGACAGGTATTGAAACAACAACACGCGGTTTTATAA
- a CDS encoding Gfo/Idh/MocA family oxidoreductase encodes MSLLKIGMIGCGGFAKTIYSPIIKNAPQLFKVIATCDVVQPAADNLKNITGAEYATTDAEKVLDDKNIDAVFITTRHDTHADLSVKAAEAGKHVVCEKPMALNYADCLRIAEAVKKSGIKYTVGYNRGLAPLVRKAKEMLSTENSKRIIYHRLQNTTKPNHWLHDKTFGGGRIIGEGVHILDLLCELINAEPITIYAAGGVFITDEKVEVPDTASVTLTFADGSVGTTLITSRGNDKMPKEVTEIYSNRKAVYINDFTELNAYGFATETITEKLAKGDKGWEYELHAFADAVLNKKEPPNGVNKAIRGALLSYRANESIAIGKPVAIHAEEYTIL; translated from the coding sequence ATGTCATTACTAAAGATCGGCATGATCGGCTGCGGAGGGTTCGCGAAAACGATTTACTCACCAATAATCAAGAACGCACCGCAATTATTCAAAGTCATAGCTACCTGCGATGTTGTACAGCCCGCAGCGGATAATTTAAAAAATATTACCGGCGCGGAGTACGCTACAACTGATGCGGAGAAAGTTTTGGATGACAAAAACATTGATGCCGTGTTTATCACCACACGTCATGATACCCACGCTGACTTGTCAGTTAAAGCAGCGGAAGCGGGCAAACACGTGGTCTGCGAAAAGCCGATGGCGTTAAACTACGCGGACTGCCTGCGTATCGCGGAAGCCGTGAAAAAATCTGGCATAAAATATACTGTTGGGTATAACCGCGGGTTAGCTCCACTGGTGAGGAAAGCAAAGGAAATGTTATCCACTGAAAACTCGAAACGCATAATTTATCACCGTCTGCAGAACACAACAAAACCTAACCACTGGCTCCACGATAAAACTTTTGGAGGGGGACGGATTATCGGGGAAGGCGTGCATATCCTTGACTTGTTATGCGAACTCATAAACGCTGAACCCATAACAATCTACGCTGCAGGCGGGGTGTTTATCACTGACGAAAAAGTTGAGGTTCCGGATACCGCGAGTGTAACCCTAACTTTTGCGGATGGATCTGTGGGAACTACGCTTATCACCAGTAGAGGTAATGACAAAATGCCGAAGGAGGTTACTGAAATCTATAGTAACCGCAAGGCCGTGTATATCAACGACTTCACTGAACTTAACGCTTATGGCTTCGCTACGGAAACTATTACCGAAAAACTTGCTAAGGGTGATAAGGGCTGGGAGTACGAACTTCATGCGTTTGCGGATGCTGTGTTAAACAAAAAAGAACCGCCGAATGGTGTGAATAAAGCAATCCGTGGCGCGTTATTGAGTTACCGCGCGAATGAATCAATCGCGATAGGAAAACCTGTGGCGATACACGCAGAGGAATATACAATTTTGTAA
- a CDS encoding HNH endonuclease has protein sequence MKIWIGVTDNRWFEYLSSQNPLPDEVNFWQPSLTSFKALSSKELFLFKLHSPLDFIVGGGFFETSTIIPIALAWETFGEKNGVKALDDFLPVLKKYNKEINNKNIHTLSIVCNVLSTPFFFKREDWIDIPQSWSSNIVRGKIYKTEEAEGFNLFKMISERLVKYNPLLTISKYEMPDSTAIYGNPYLTKSRLGQGGFRLIVTDIYYKKCAITGERTLPVLEAAHIQPISKNGPNIITNGLLLRSDLHKLFDTGYITITPDLKVEVSRRIREEFENGRDYYAVHGSSLKSVPEEKNKPSINYLSWHNENIFLS, from the coding sequence GTGAAAATTTGGATAGGTGTAACAGATAATAGATGGTTTGAATATTTGTCATCTCAAAATCCATTACCCGACGAAGTAAATTTTTGGCAGCCATCACTAACCTCCTTTAAAGCATTGTCTTCAAAAGAACTTTTTCTTTTTAAATTGCATAGCCCATTAGATTTTATTGTTGGTGGTGGCTTTTTTGAAACAAGTACTATAATTCCAATTGCATTAGCATGGGAAACGTTTGGAGAAAAAAATGGTGTAAAAGCATTAGATGATTTTCTACCAGTTTTAAAAAAATATAACAAAGAAATTAACAACAAAAATATTCACACTCTATCAATAGTATGTAACGTGCTTTCAACACCATTTTTCTTTAAAAGAGAAGATTGGATTGATATACCACAAAGTTGGAGTTCAAATATAGTTAGAGGAAAAATATATAAGACTGAAGAAGCAGAAGGATTTAATTTGTTTAAAATGATTTCAGAAAGATTAGTGAAATACAATCCCTTACTTACAATAAGTAAATACGAAATGCCAGATTCGACCGCAATATATGGAAATCCTTATCTAACGAAATCTAGATTAGGTCAGGGTGGATTCAGGTTAATAGTAACAGATATTTATTATAAAAAATGTGCGATTACTGGTGAAAGAACGTTACCTGTTTTAGAAGCGGCACATATACAGCCAATTTCTAAAAACGGCCCCAATATAATCACCAATGGTTTATTACTACGTTCGGATCTGCATAAGCTATTTGATACGGGATATATTACTATAACACCGGATTTAAAAGTTGAAGTCAGCAGAAGAATTCGTGAGGAGTTTGAGAATGGAAGAGATTATTATGCAGTGCATGGTAGTTCATTAAAAAGTGTACCCGAAGAAAAGAATAAGCCTTCAATAAACTACCTTTCTTGGCACAATGAAAATATTTTCTTAAGTTGA
- a CDS encoding sugar-binding protein produces MLRLLMAVLVFLTFSPQAYSAGKPVKSAAETPLCSFAQITDVHIMSDDNPDPALRNPYQENIKYLTMFVNAINNKTYHSVPDFVVVTGDIANYGDVKSMEKFKSIMSKLNTKLFILGGNHDVATSTAVVALPLEQTNYAIVFGTPALNYEFEKSGVYFIGATFRKSDAREWTDWIIKNAEAHSNLPVVIATHYPAVSCRDGGAMKKRGLDFIPASFTQWLTQEGITRPVVFINGHNHINAYTRNNNFHQVNTSALVNSVCYRYFKVYKDRIEVRTVYMLPIDKLPAPKWNSPKNVDSIHSDVRIYHEGIKEEQEFVIPLTIKPEFYIQTTYQMRDEISSAGSSIAAAQEKTLTLSKNPGDSSIILDGRLDDKVWISTSVVTVSDFNEVNNAPVLYGTTAYFAYDDKNLYIGVMCDIKVKDSIKKDAVTHDGKVWEDDSIELYIDPSADGNMYYRIVVNTNNTVFDDRSASRGKTHDTVWDATGWKTAAYTGDKFWSTEFVVPINTIGATNVWGINLGHNISEGKLAVSLAKVDRTYHSPEKFIKLYFK; encoded by the coding sequence ATGTTAAGGTTATTAATGGCGGTACTGGTTTTTCTAACATTTTCTCCGCAGGCGTACAGTGCGGGAAAGCCTGTAAAGTCAGCAGCAGAAACGCCGTTATGTTCATTTGCGCAAATAACGGATGTCCATATAATGTCTGACGACAACCCTGACCCTGCGTTACGGAACCCGTACCAGGAAAATATTAAGTACCTCACAATGTTTGTTAATGCAATAAATAATAAAACATATCATTCAGTCCCTGATTTTGTGGTAGTGACCGGCGATATTGCGAACTACGGCGATGTTAAAAGTATGGAAAAGTTTAAGTCAATAATGTCAAAACTTAACACCAAACTCTTCATTCTGGGAGGAAACCACGACGTTGCAACCAGTACAGCTGTTGTGGCATTACCGCTGGAACAAACGAATTACGCGATAGTTTTTGGCACACCTGCGCTTAACTACGAATTTGAAAAATCCGGGGTATACTTCATTGGTGCTACGTTCAGAAAATCCGATGCGCGGGAATGGACTGACTGGATCATAAAAAACGCGGAGGCACATAGCAACCTCCCGGTGGTTATTGCGACACACTATCCTGCGGTATCATGCCGTGATGGCGGTGCAATGAAAAAACGCGGGCTGGACTTTATCCCGGCAAGTTTTACACAGTGGCTTACACAGGAAGGCATTACACGCCCGGTGGTTTTCATTAACGGGCATAACCATATAAACGCGTATACCCGCAATAACAATTTTCATCAGGTAAATACCAGTGCACTGGTGAACTCGGTATGCTATAGATACTTCAAGGTTTACAAAGACCGTATAGAGGTACGGACAGTATACATGCTTCCCATTGATAAATTACCAGCGCCAAAATGGAACTCACCGAAGAACGTGGATTCCATCCATTCGGATGTCCGGATTTATCATGAAGGCATTAAAGAAGAACAGGAGTTTGTTATACCATTAACCATAAAACCTGAATTCTATATCCAAACAACTTACCAGATGAGAGACGAAATATCATCTGCTGGTTCGAGTATAGCTGCTGCACAGGAGAAAACGTTGACGTTAAGCAAAAACCCGGGGGATAGCAGTATTATCCTCGACGGCCGTCTCGATGATAAAGTTTGGATATCAACCTCGGTTGTTACCGTCTCAGATTTTAATGAAGTAAATAACGCGCCTGTTCTATATGGTACCACCGCATACTTCGCGTATGATGACAAAAACTTGTACATTGGAGTAATGTGTGATATCAAAGTGAAGGATAGCATAAAAAAAGATGCAGTCACACATGACGGTAAAGTCTGGGAAGATGATAGTATAGAACTATATATCGACCCCTCAGCTGACGGGAATATGTATTATCGTATTGTAGTTAATACAAATAATACCGTATTTGATGACAGGTCAGCTTCCCGCGGGAAGACACATGACACTGTATGGGACGCAACCGGCTGGAAAACCGCAGCGTATACCGGGGATAAGTTCTGGAGTACAGAATTTGTGGTACCGATTAACACCATAGGCGCAACGAATGTATGGGGCATAAACCTGGGGCATAATATTTCTGAGGGTAAACTGGCAGTTTCATTAGCTAAAGTTGACCGTACGTATCACAGCCCGGAAAAGTTTATTAAACTGTATTTCAAATGA
- a CDS encoding DUF6259 domain-containing protein — MKIQIQNLLHVFNDKTGSIEHMGNTGIQGLTYNFIPGTVLWHAEFVNAETKTTAVFTNLLPGKYSLKQDTPDSVTLKWRKVFEESKTLSIDVTVRLEYDNDAGNVLWKIKLARPDDGMWKLNKLHFPVITVSAGKDSKTILCDGWGRVIKNACDRYKTLSPYYPGHYVMQFIGQTDHSDALQGNEKSVYLAACDGNAGIKQFNLETDKVKHTIKYSITNFPKDFVNQPKTVNLEYAFILKPLSGGWYTAGKEYRSWAVKQLWCSKGRIDERKDYSPVMLDTVIWSNAGLNSPRPTRTQAADVVKKAQYLGIPLACHYYYWHQIPFDHTYPHYFPAKAEFAGEVKTLKDNNIPVMPYINGRLYDSENPEFETTGKPLAVKDSTGEVSIELYASKRKLCVMCPTAPGWRKIVLNLVKKLIKDYSIDGIYIDQIAIAPPKLCYDASHAHPVGGRDAWVRSYRKLLEQVKTYGQKENPQFFITSEGNAEPYIDFIDNQLMVNCCGDDMAPLFSAVYSGYTSTFGMYYIAEHELKGDHQSFRARVAECFTFGAQLAWDLPSELFFPSPTPAGEYLKTLAQARRALSKYIVSGEYAMPVRIEDTVLQVEVTRKIWANTLTHKMAVIQSSAWYNKNDDTVCVILTNCAVNEPVSVKFNINPAEYSLQQSNGYALYKYDYQNNTESLWYSCLAGKSIDAEVVIQPGKVVTYLLKKVL, encoded by the coding sequence ATGAAAATACAGATACAGAATCTTTTACACGTATTTAATGATAAGACCGGGTCAATTGAACACATGGGTAATACCGGGATTCAGGGACTAACCTATAACTTTATCCCCGGGACAGTGTTATGGCATGCAGAATTTGTTAATGCTGAAACTAAAACTACAGCTGTATTCACCAACCTTTTACCGGGTAAGTATTCGCTTAAACAGGATACGCCGGATAGCGTAACGCTTAAGTGGCGGAAAGTGTTTGAAGAAAGTAAAACGTTAAGTATTGACGTTACTGTCCGGCTTGAGTACGACAACGATGCCGGTAATGTTTTATGGAAAATAAAACTTGCCCGTCCTGATGACGGTATGTGGAAACTAAACAAACTGCATTTCCCGGTAATCACTGTATCCGCGGGTAAGGATTCAAAAACTATCTTATGCGACGGCTGGGGCCGTGTTATTAAAAATGCATGTGACCGCTATAAAACCCTATCACCATACTATCCGGGTCATTATGTTATGCAGTTTATCGGGCAGACAGATCATAGTGATGCATTACAAGGCAATGAAAAAAGTGTATACCTCGCTGCGTGTGACGGGAATGCCGGGATTAAACAGTTCAACCTTGAGACTGATAAAGTTAAACATACAATAAAGTATTCGATAACAAACTTCCCAAAAGATTTTGTTAACCAGCCAAAAACGGTGAACCTCGAGTACGCGTTTATTCTTAAACCTCTCTCCGGCGGGTGGTATACTGCAGGGAAAGAGTACCGTTCCTGGGCGGTAAAACAACTGTGGTGTTCAAAAGGCAGGATTGATGAACGTAAAGATTATTCACCGGTAATGCTGGATACCGTTATCTGGTCAAACGCCGGGCTTAACTCCCCTCGTCCTACACGTACCCAGGCAGCGGATGTCGTAAAAAAAGCGCAGTACCTGGGTATCCCTCTGGCGTGCCACTACTATTATTGGCATCAGATACCGTTTGACCATACGTACCCGCACTACTTCCCAGCGAAAGCGGAGTTTGCGGGTGAAGTTAAAACATTGAAGGATAACAATATCCCTGTGATGCCGTATATCAACGGCCGGTTGTATGACAGTGAGAACCCTGAGTTTGAAACCACAGGCAAACCTCTTGCCGTGAAGGATAGTACCGGTGAAGTCAGTATTGAACTTTACGCATCAAAACGTAAACTCTGTGTTATGTGCCCCACCGCACCGGGTTGGAGAAAAATTGTGCTTAACCTCGTAAAAAAACTTATTAAAGACTACAGTATAGACGGTATTTATATTGACCAGATCGCGATTGCACCCCCAAAACTGTGTTATGACGCCTCACACGCCCATCCTGTAGGCGGGCGTGACGCATGGGTACGCAGTTACCGTAAGTTACTGGAACAGGTAAAAACTTATGGACAAAAAGAAAATCCGCAGTTTTTTATTACTTCCGAAGGTAATGCGGAACCGTATATTGATTTTATAGATAACCAGTTAATGGTAAACTGCTGCGGTGACGATATGGCCCCCCTGTTTTCCGCGGTGTACAGCGGGTACACCTCTACTTTCGGAATGTATTACATAGCGGAACATGAACTTAAAGGCGATCACCAATCTTTTCGTGCGCGCGTAGCGGAATGTTTTACTTTTGGCGCGCAGCTTGCGTGGGATCTACCATCAGAACTCTTTTTTCCATCACCCACCCCGGCAGGTGAGTACCTAAAAACCCTTGCACAGGCGCGGAGGGCATTATCAAAATATATTGTCTCCGGTGAGTACGCTATGCCTGTAAGGATTGAGGATACGGTCCTGCAGGTGGAAGTAACCCGCAAAATCTGGGCTAATACGTTAACCCACAAAATGGCGGTAATACAATCTTCTGCGTGGTATAACAAAAATGATGATACGGTATGCGTTATTTTGACAAACTGCGCGGTTAATGAACCAGTTTCGGTTAAGTTTAATATTAACCCTGCGGAGTATTCATTACAACAAAGTAACGGGTATGCATTGTATAAATATGATTACCAGAACAATACAGAATCATTGTGGTACTCCTGCCTGGCAGGTAAAAGTATTGACGCTGAAGTTGTTATCCAGCCGGGTAAGGTTGTAACTTATTTACTAAAAAAGGTATTATAA
- a CDS encoding amidohydrolase family protein yields the protein MKINNTNIFDTHIHCDVPGDIRTCVDGLSSSACGVTKFGMLTLGHMKPGSEVMSRVNSNPVVLAAKVLYPDKVYGLGAPDDVEVFDMDEPSAAKALEHQAERIHALGFDGVKLIESKPEYYVSYKHKIGSPVFTPFFKSLETNNLPVLWHVGDPLIYWDLINAPEHLKAKGWVYDNTYPTLEFLWQDALSVVKRHPRVNFVFAHMFFMTHNIPRLSRIFEEYPNFYMDITPGSWVYFDIAKNLDTTREMFVKYSERIVFGSDNALRGGKFSVEKSVNHILHIRRLMESDDRWEAGKYVLHGLNLPEEVLRKIYSSNADKIFGKVPKKISYTAAIEECRRMLTVYPPTPSSSVPDYISQALKLIENR from the coding sequence ATGAAAATAAATAATACAAATATTTTTGATACGCATATACACTGCGATGTACCCGGGGACATCCGCACCTGTGTTGACGGACTATCATCCTCAGCGTGTGGTGTAACAAAGTTCGGGATGCTTACTCTCGGGCATATGAAACCCGGGAGTGAAGTAATGTCACGGGTGAACTCTAACCCCGTGGTACTTGCCGCAAAAGTGTTGTATCCGGATAAAGTTTACGGCCTTGGCGCACCGGATGATGTTGAAGTGTTTGATATGGACGAACCTTCTGCAGCGAAAGCCTTGGAACACCAGGCGGAACGGATACACGCACTGGGATTTGATGGTGTCAAACTTATTGAATCCAAGCCAGAATATTATGTTAGCTATAAACACAAAATCGGTTCGCCGGTATTCACCCCGTTTTTTAAATCGTTAGAAACCAATAACCTCCCGGTTCTCTGGCACGTAGGAGACCCGCTTATATACTGGGACCTCATCAATGCGCCGGAACATTTGAAAGCCAAAGGATGGGTATACGACAATACTTATCCGACCTTGGAATTTTTGTGGCAGGATGCATTAAGCGTGGTTAAACGCCATCCCCGTGTAAATTTCGTTTTTGCGCATATGTTTTTTATGACACACAACATCCCGAGGTTATCACGGATATTCGAAGAATACCCGAATTTTTATATGGATATCACTCCGGGGAGTTGGGTGTATTTTGATATCGCAAAAAACTTGGATACAACCCGGGAAATGTTTGTCAAATACAGCGAACGCATAGTTTTCGGCAGTGATAACGCTTTGCGCGGAGGTAAGTTTAGCGTTGAGAAATCAGTGAACCATATACTCCATATCCGGCGGTTGATGGAATCCGATGACCGTTGGGAAGCTGGGAAGTATGTCCTGCACGGGCTTAACCTCCCGGAAGAAGTTTTGAGGAAGATATACTCATCAAATGCGGATAAAATATTCGGTAAAGTTCCTAAAAAAATATCATATACCGCAGCAATTGAAGAATGTCGGCGTATGCTTACTGTATATCCCCCCACCCCATCGTCATCCGTGCCGGATTATATTAGTCAAGCGTTGAAGTTAATAGAAAATAGATAA
- a CDS encoding GRP family sugar transporter: MFIYSILCILAAVFWTLAMYFGKIAMRDTTTVGLNTIRFIVFVVLIFIATLGIEGLQPIEPRMIFPIFMASLTGWIVGATLYFYVLKLDSLHRVGPVSSSSPVWTVVLAVLFLHEKLTLLSFLALLCVITGLVIMTMFSGNGEEKNNSKSNNKLTTAVVAMIGAVLVALSWGSSTVFTKYVLTLYMPFNAMFYKAIFAVIGLLILSYFTKPGYTKHGVVYSIISGLCLITGEIFFMVSLKNIAASQAALLTSSMIPFTFIIGMLFLGEKPTVPGFVSMLFFFTAVVLVAL; the protein is encoded by the coding sequence ATGTTTATCTACAGTATTTTGTGTATATTAGCCGCGGTATTCTGGACTCTGGCAATGTATTTCGGTAAGATTGCAATGCGGGACACTACGACTGTGGGACTCAATACCATACGGTTTATCGTGTTTGTAGTATTAATCTTTATTGCCACACTGGGGATCGAAGGGCTTCAGCCGATAGAACCGCGGATGATATTCCCTATCTTTATGGCAAGCCTTACCGGCTGGATTGTCGGTGCAACACTATACTTTTATGTTCTCAAACTTGATAGCCTACACCGTGTCGGGCCGGTATCCTCATCCTCACCGGTATGGACTGTTGTTCTGGCGGTACTTTTTTTACATGAAAAACTTACGCTGTTAAGCTTCCTTGCTCTACTCTGCGTTATTACCGGGTTAGTGATTATGACTATGTTCAGCGGGAACGGGGAAGAGAAAAACAATAGTAAGAGTAACAACAAACTTACTACCGCGGTGGTAGCAATGATTGGCGCAGTCCTTGTTGCATTATCCTGGGGGTCAAGTACGGTATTTACTAAATACGTATTAACTCTCTACATGCCGTTTAATGCAATGTTTTATAAAGCTATCTTCGCGGTGATCGGATTATTGATATTATCTTATTTCACAAAACCGGGCTACACAAAACATGGTGTGGTGTACAGTATAATCTCCGGTTTATGTCTTATCACCGGAGAAATATTTTTTATGGTATCCCTAAAAAACATCGCAGCATCACAGGCAGCATTACTAACCTCCAGTATGATACCGTTTACGTTTATCATTGGTATGTTATTCCTGGGAGAGAAACCCACGGTCCCGGGGTTTGTCAGTATGCTATTTTTCTTTACAGCAGTAGTACTTGTGGCGTTATGA
- a CDS encoding response regulator — protein sequence MGLLKDRLILVVDDDLMVADLFKLTVESEGLRAEVAGDGKIALQKIADLKPDLVILDLMMPNMGGYEVLRKLQADPELNKMPVIVATAKIMDPGTKAVLTEGVNVPEIIEKPVDIEALMKLVHRMLPQEGRK from the coding sequence ATGGGATTACTGAAGGACCGTCTGATACTTGTCGTAGATGACGACCTTATGGTTGCTGACCTGTTCAAACTTACCGTTGAATCCGAAGGCCTCCGTGCGGAGGTTGCTGGTGACGGAAAAATTGCGTTACAAAAAATTGCTGACCTCAAACCCGACCTCGTGATACTAGACCTTATGATGCCCAATATGGGCGGGTACGAGGTACTGCGTAAACTTCAAGCTGATCCTGAACTAAATAAAATGCCGGTGATCGTTGCTACCGCTAAAATAATGGATCCCGGGACTAAGGCGGTGCTCACAGAAGGGGTTAATGTCCCTGAAATTATTGAAAAACCCGTGGATATTGAAGCGTTAATGAAACTTGTCCACCGTATGCTTCCGCAGGAGGGGAGGAAATGA